The genomic region CCACCGGAGACAATGATGCAGGGCACGTTCAGCCGGGCGGCCGCCATCAGCATGCCCGGCACGATCTTGTCGCAACTGGCCACCAAGACCAGGCCGTCGAACGCGTGCGCCTCCGCCAAGCTCTCCACCGAGTCCACCACTAGTTCCCGACTGGCCAGGGAGTAGCACATGCCGGCGTGGTTCATAGCGATGCCATCGCAAATGGCCGGCACATTGACCTCGAAGGGAGTCCCCCCGGCCATGCGTACCCCAGCCTTGACCGCCTCGGCTACCCGGTCCAGGTGTTGATGCCCCGGTATTACTTCGCTGTAGGAGTTGACCACCCCTACCAGCGGGCGGGCCATCTCCTCGTCGGTGACCCCGAGCGCGCGGAGTAGAGACCGGTGGGGGGCCCGCTCGATTCCTTTGGTGACGGCGTCGCTACGGCTGGTACCCATGTGTCACTCCTGTGCAGTCTGAATGAAAGAGGCGCACTCGCCTCGCCTTCCGGCTGAAGAGTGCGCCCTCGCTGTGAGGCCCTTCCCTCACGCTCTTCAGAAGAGAGCTCCGCACACAACAAAGAACCTCCCTTGTCGGGAGGTTCGTACGAACTGATCTATGCTACTTGGCGCTCAGGCCTACTTCCTCCCGACAAGCGGCGACCGCTCCTCAAGTACGAGGAGCACGGTAATTACGAGGAGTAGGCCCTTAGGTTGGCCGGGTGTCTGGTCCAAATCCCACCTCGGACGAATGGCGCCATACTACCACGCCGCGATGGACCTGTCAAACGGGCCACAGCTCGAGATTGCGTGGGCCGGTGCCCACCAGCATAGCCGCTCGGGTGCTTCCCCACGTTCGGCCCACGAGAGCAGTCCCCGACAACCCTGCGGGTATACCCCCCTTCGAGCGTTGCGCGCCCCCACGCGCGCCCTGCCTCCACCCGAAGACCGTCGCCTTGCCGCCGCCGCCAACCGCGGAGCCTGCTCTGAGAGGCTGCGCGCAGACCGCCTACGCCGCTTCACCCGTACTGCTGCCGGGTGAACACACTTGTGCCCTCGTTCGTGAACTCCTGCTCGGACGGAACTTGCGAGCCTCGCCCCCGAGCCGACGGCCGCTACCGGCACGCAGCCAACTAGGCTATAATCCCTGCTGAAGACCCGGCTTCCACGTCGTTTGCTCCCCTCGTCGAAGGAGAGACTCATGTACACCGTCAGGACCGTCAACGGGATCCCCTATCGCCTCCTCGGCTCCACTGGCGAAGAGGTCAGTATCATCGGTGTCGGTGGGTTCCATATCGGCCGCTACCGCGACCGGGAGCTGGGGGTGCGCATTGTACGCACGGCGCTGAACGAAGGCGTCAACTTCCTGGACAACGCCTGGTGCTACAACGATGGGCTGAGCGAGGAGATAATGGGTCTCGCCCTGCTGGGCGGCTACCGCGACCAGGCTTTCCTCATGACCAAGAACCACGGGAGGGACGCGCCCACGTTCCGCGCCCAGCTGGAGCAGAGCCTGCGAAGGCTCCAGACCGACAGAATTGACCTTCTCCAGCTTCACGAGATCATTGACGATGGCGTTCCTCAGCGCATTCTCTCCCAAGGCGTCGTAGAGGCCGCGCTGGAGGCCAAGAAGCAGGGCAAGATCCGTTACGTCGGGTTCACCGGTCATCGCTGGCCCCGACTACTGGAGGAGATGCTCGAGGGGAGCGACATCTGGGACGCGGTCCAGCTCCCCGTCAACCTGCTGGACCACCACTACCGGAGCTTCGCCCGCTCCCTGATCCCACGCCTGAGCGAAGCCGGCATCGGGATCATCGGGATGAAGAGCCTTGCCGGAGGCAACTTGCTTCGGGCGGGTGTCTCCGTGCGAGAGGCGATTTCGTACTCGCTATCGCAGGCGGTATCCACCCTGGTCTGCGGCATGGACTCCCTTGACGTCCTGGAGCAGAACCTGGCCATAGTGAGAGACTGGCACCCCCTATCGGCCGAAGAGCAGAGCCGGCTCCTCGACCGAGTAGCGCTGGCAGCAGAGACCGGGCATCTAGAGCACTACAAGACTGGCTAGCGTGGGCAGGCTTCTCCCTCTGTCGAAAGGGGGCCAGCCTGCGCTGGCCTCCCAGGCTTCGGCCCAGCCCGCGTGGCCACCTCTTCAGCACCGCGCAGGCGCTCACGGGGAGCCATTAACCCATCCCACGGCCGGTTCAGTGGAGGAGAAGATGAGACAGCGCCGTGAACTTGACTTCTACCAATGCAGCAACGAGCTTCTCAGCAGAATGCGACACGGAGGCGTGCTCTGCACCGTCACCGACGAGTCAGGCGCCATCAACGTGCTCACGCTCGGCTGGGGTCTGCTGGGCCCTCACTACTACGAGCGTCCCATCTTGGCCATCGCCGTGACACCGAGGCGCCACTCCTGGCGCTTCCTGGAGGCAGTGCCGGAGTTCACCATTGCCGTGCCTGACGATTCCCTCCAGGATGCCGTCGCGCTGTGCGGCACCAAGTCTGGCCGCGACCTGGACAAGTTCATGGCGGCGGGCCTGACGCCAGTCCCCGGGCTGCGGGTGCGCGCTCCCTCGATCGCGGAGTGCCCCATCAACATCGAATGCCAGGTCTACGCCAAGGTGGCACCTCCGCACCTGCTATTGACACCGCGGCACCGCGAGCGGCCACTGGAAGAGCAACACACCATCTACTTCTCCCAAGTGCTGGGGACCTACGGGTGGTCTGACGCTTGAGTAGCGGTATGCGAAGATTCGCCTGAGGCGTTATTGGCGGCCGAGACGCTACAACCCGTGAAAGGGCGGGCGGGAGAACAGCCGCTTGTACCACGGCAGCCTCAACCACTCCTCCACCCGAGTCAGCCGGTATTCGAGCACCGACAGCCGCTCGTCTGCCCTCGACAGCCGGTCCTCGTTGAGGGCCACCTTCTGAGAGAGGTTCTCCGCTGCCCCGCCGGGCCTGCCGGCCAGCTTCTGCACTTCCAAGCTGCTCCGGACGGGCTCGGCCCGGGGAAACTCCCGAGGCTGAAACCGGCGGAGGGCGCGCGCAGCCGCGTCCTCGCTGCCATTCTCCTGGTCGACAGGCGCCGGCCGCTGCGGAGCCGGTGGTGGGACCTCGGGCGAAGACCGGGCCGCAGGCCTCGGGGCCGCCTGCACGCTGCCGGGCGGCGCAGTAGCACCCGCCAGAGCCGCCAGCACTTCCTCCGACGATCGCCCGGAGGCAAACATCTCCCGGATGCGGGCGAGGGTCTCGACGTCCGCCTCGGCGAACCGCCGCCCCCGCGGGCGGCGAGCCTCATCGGAGAGATGCTCCCCAAAAAGGCTGACGTACCGCCGCAACGTCGCCGGCGGGATGTCTAGCTTCTCGCTCACTTCGGTAGGCGTCGCCATGAGGTCTGCCTTTCGCTCATGGGCGCACTCCCCGCCCGTCCGCTCATGAGCGCACGTGTGATCGGCCTAGTGTAGCGCAGGGTGCCGCAGGGCACAAGAGGCTCACGCTCCCAGCGTGAGCCAGGGTCGGGCCGAGGAGGGAGAGAGCCGAGGCGCGGCTCGACCGCCCGATGGATGCGAGCGGCGCGCCTCCCGAGGGTAGAAGCACAGAGCGCGAGGAGAGTCGCCGGGCGCAAGACCATCCCCCCACTTGACCACAGACCCAGCCATTACCCGGTCGGCCGAGAGATCGCCGTGCCGCAGCCGGCCCCGACCGGAGGAAAGGCCATCACGTCGGCGCTGCATTGCTCGCAGCGTCGAAACTGCGGCAGCCAGGTCTCGCAGTCGTCTCGGGCCCTCTGAAGCTCTTCGCAAGTGGGAGCCCGCAGCCCCGGCATGTCATCGGGCGGGATGAGAGGCATGATGTTCATCAGGCGAACGCCCCGGTCGGCGACTGCCCTGGCCAGGCGCGGCAAGTCCCCATCATTGGCACCAGGTATCAGCACGGTGTTCACTTTGACGCCTAGCCCAGCGGCCAGGGCCGCCTCCACCCCGCTCAGCTGTCTCTCGATCAGCAGGCCAGCCCCCTCCTCGCCCCAATACGTCCGCCCCTCATGTCTGACCCAGGTGTAGATGCGCTGGCCCACGCGCGGCTCGAGCGCGTTCATGGTAACCGTGAGAGCGCTGATGCCCACCGCCAGCAACTCCGGCAACCGCTCCTCGAGGAGCAGCCCGTTCGTGCTTACGCAGCAGGTGAGCTGGGGGAACTCCCGGTGCACCGCCTCCAGGGCGGTGAAGGTGCCCTGGTTCGCCAGGGGCTCGCCGGGGCCGGCCACCCCCACCACGAAGCGCTCCCCCGGACGATGTCTCACCAGCCCCCGGACCAGGCCCAGGGCCTCCTCCGGGGTCAGCAGCCGCCGCGCCCACCCGGGGTGCTGCATGGTCAGATTGGCACATACCCGGCGGGTGCAGAAGACGCACTGGATGTTGCAGGCGGGAGCTACCGGAAGGTGTACCCGCCCCACCCGGTCGTGGGCTGACTCGTCGAAGCAAGGGTGGCCGGGCATTACCGAGGCCGAGGGCGATGGGGGGAGGCTCACGGGGATTCCCCGGCAGCGGCGTACAGGTCCAGGCGGGAGCGGTAGAGCCTCTCCAGGTCCTCCACCTCCTCGACAGGTGTCGGGATCACCCGCGACTGGTTCGCTAGCAGCATCTCCGCCAGATGACGGAAGGCATCCGCCTCGGGAGAGTTGGGCGAGTGCTGCAGCACCGTCCGGCCCTTCACCTCACAGGCCCGAATCACTGGGCTGAAAGGGATTACGTCTATCAACGACGTTCCGATGGCCTGGGCAAACTGAGAGAGCAGGTCGCGTTCGAACTCTTCCTGGCCTCCGCTGTTGCCGATCACCCCGGCCAGGCCCGTCTCCCCCCGACGCGACAAGCGGCGGACGCCCTTGGCGATGTTGTTGGCGGCGTACAGACTCATGAAGGCGCCGGAGCAGAGCAAGTATATCTCTCGGGCGAAACCCTCCCGGATGGGCTGGGCGAACCCGCCGCACACCACGTCGCCCAGAATATCGTATATCACTACGTCGGTGCCATAGGTGTCGAAAGCCTTCAGATCCTTGAGGATCTGCAGTGCGGTGAGCACTCCCCGACCGGCGCAGCCCACCCCGGGCTCCGGCCCACCGGACTCCACGCAGCGGACCCCGCCCTCCCCAGCGAATACGATGTCCTCCAAGCTGATGGCGCTCTGGTCCCGCCCCAGACGCAACTGGTCGCGCAGGGTTTCCAGCACGGTGGGGATCATGCGCCCACCCGTGAGGGTACGGGTGGAGTCCCGCTTCGGGTCGCACCCCACCTGCATCACCTCCAGGCCCCGCTCACGGAAAGCCATAGAGAGGTTGGATGCCACCGTGCTCTTCCCGATGCCCCCCTTGCCGTAGATGGCTATCTGCCGCATCTACCACCTCGCCCGGTAGCGCCGATGCCTGGAACGGTAGCGGTCCAGCCAGTCATTGCGCATCACCTCGATCAGGTTCAGCATCCCCTCGTAGCCAAAGTAGGCCCGGTCCACCATGCGGAAGCGAGACAAGGGGTTCACGATGCGAAACACGAAGGGGATTCCCAGCTCCTCCACCGCGTGCCGCTCCACGTTGCTGCCGAAGACCATCTCCGGCCTCGCTTCTCCCAGCGCCTTCTTGGCCGCGTAGACGTCGGCATCGCGAATCACGGTCGGGCTGACACCCAGGGACGCGATCTCCCTTTCCAGCATCGCTTGGGCATCCGCCTGACCCGACCGCAGGCACACCAGCGTCGGGACGACCTCCAGGTCTTCAGCCAGAAAGCGCAGGAGAGGCACGCCCACGGTGGCGTCGGCTACAATGGCGGCCGGAGTCCGGTGCAGGGGCGACTGCTCTAGCCCCTTGCGTCGGCACCGCTCCACCACCGTCGCCTCGCCCCGGGCGATCATACCTTCCGCCACCGCTTCCGCTCCCAACCGCCGACCCAGCTCTCGCAGCCAGCTGGCGGTGTTGCTGAAGCCGATAGGAAGGGGCAGGTCCCGGCACCACTGCTCCACCCCGTAGCGCTCCGCCAGGAGATCGGCCGCCCCCTGACCCGCGTCGTGACTCAAGACCAGGCACCCCTCCGCCATGGGCACCTTCTCGAAGTCCTCCGGGGCCGTGTCGTGGGCCAAGGTGGCCACCACTGTGGCTCCCATCGCGGCCAGCACCTCCCGCACCCAGGCCAGGTCGCCCATCCAGGTCGGGTTTGAGTTGGCGTGCGGCGCCACCAGACACACCGAGCGGGGCACTCGGAAGCCGCCCTCCTCGGGCACCAGGTGCTCCAGCATGGCCTCCAGGGCGATCTCGATGCCCCGGTTCTGATCTCCGCGGAAGCCAGCACACAAGATGGGCACCAAGGGAAACTCGACTTCCGGCTGCAGGTCCTGGCACACGGCCATGATGTCGTCGCCCACGATCTCCGGCCCACAGGCGGTGACCACGAACATCAGCCGGACATCCAGCTCCCGCGCCTCGAGGATGGTACGGGCGAGGACCCCCTCTCCACCGTGCACGATCTCGTCTTCGCAAAGCTTGGTACACAGCGTGAGAGTCTCGGTGTAATCGGCGTCCTGCCACCCGAAGGCCGCGTCCACTAGCTGGAAGCAGCCTTGAGGGGAGTGGGAGAGCACGCAGCACCCCCTTACCCCTAAGGCAGTTTGGGCCGCGCCATACAGGGCGCAGCGGAGATAGGGATCGTGGCAGCG from Anaerolineae bacterium harbors:
- a CDS encoding aldo/keto reductase, translating into MYTVRTVNGIPYRLLGSTGEEVSIIGVGGFHIGRYRDRELGVRIVRTALNEGVNFLDNAWCYNDGLSEEIMGLALLGGYRDQAFLMTKNHGRDAPTFRAQLEQSLRRLQTDRIDLLQLHEIIDDGVPQRILSQGVVEAALEAKKQGKIRYVGFTGHRWPRLLEEMLEGSDIWDAVQLPVNLLDHHYRSFARSLIPRLSEAGIGIIGMKSLAGGNLLRAGVSVREAISYSLSQAVSTLVCGMDSLDVLEQNLAIVRDWHPLSAEEQSRLLDRVALAAETGHLEHYKTG
- a CDS encoding flavin reductase family protein, translated to MRQRRELDFYQCSNELLSRMRHGGVLCTVTDESGAINVLTLGWGLLGPHYYERPILAIAVTPRRHSWRFLEAVPEFTIAVPDDSLQDAVALCGTKSGRDLDKFMAAGLTPVPGLRVRAPSIAECPINIECQVYAKVAPPHLLLTPRHRERPLEEQHTIYFSQVLGTYGWSDA
- a CDS encoding MerR family transcriptional regulator — protein: MATPTEVSEKLDIPPATLRRYVSLFGEHLSDEARRPRGRRFAEADVETLARIREMFASGRSSEEVLAALAGATAPPGSVQAAPRPAARSSPEVPPPAPQRPAPVDQENGSEDAAARALRRFQPREFPRAEPVRSSLEVQKLAGRPGGAAENLSQKVALNEDRLSRADERLSVLEYRLTRVEEWLRLPWYKRLFSRPPFHGL
- a CDS encoding radical SAM protein, with product MSLPPSPSASVMPGHPCFDESAHDRVGRVHLPVAPACNIQCVFCTRRVCANLTMQHPGWARRLLTPEEALGLVRGLVRHRPGERFVVGVAGPGEPLANQGTFTALEAVHREFPQLTCCVSTNGLLLEERLPELLAVGISALTVTMNALEPRVGQRIYTWVRHEGRTYWGEEGAGLLIERQLSGVEAALAAGLGVKVNTVLIPGANDGDLPRLARAVADRGVRLMNIMPLIPPDDMPGLRAPTCEELQRARDDCETWLPQFRRCEQCSADVMAFPPVGAGCGTAISRPTG
- a CDS encoding nitrogenase iron protein, translated to MRQIAIYGKGGIGKSTVASNLSMAFRERGLEVMQVGCDPKRDSTRTLTGGRMIPTVLETLRDQLRLGRDQSAISLEDIVFAGEGGVRCVESGGPEPGVGCAGRGVLTALQILKDLKAFDTYGTDVVIYDILGDVVCGGFAQPIREGFAREIYLLCSGAFMSLYAANNIAKGVRRLSRRGETGLAGVIGNSGGQEEFERDLLSQFAQAIGTSLIDVIPFSPVIRACEVKGRTVLQHSPNSPEADAFRHLAEMLLANQSRVIPTPVEEVEDLERLYRSRLDLYAAAGESP
- a CDS encoding nitrogenase associated protein; the protein is MATERVTNAAAAARCHDPYLRCALYGAAQTALGVRGCCVLSHSPQGCFQLVDAAFGWQDADYTETLTLCTKLCEDEIVHGGEGVLARTILEARELDVRLMFVVTACGPEIVGDDIMAVCQDLQPEVEFPLVPILCAGFRGDQNRGIEIALEAMLEHLVPEEGGFRVPRSVCLVAPHANSNPTWMGDLAWVREVLAAMGATVVATLAHDTAPEDFEKVPMAEGCLVLSHDAGQGAADLLAERYGVEQWCRDLPLPIGFSNTASWLRELGRRLGAEAVAEGMIARGEATVVERCRRKGLEQSPLHRTPAAIVADATVGVPLLRFLAEDLEVVPTLVCLRSGQADAQAMLEREIASLGVSPTVIRDADVYAAKKALGEARPEMVFGSNVERHAVEELGIPFVFRIVNPLSRFRMVDRAYFGYEGMLNLIEVMRNDWLDRYRSRHRRYRARW